One Aquarana catesbeiana isolate 2022-GZ linkage group LG06, ASM4218655v1, whole genome shotgun sequence genomic region harbors:
- the LOC141147427 gene encoding taste receptor type 2 member 9-like, translating to MMSPYSISILVCSVLGLSLAIPSNICIVMGNLDIIRKKGKLSPTDVIFLVKGIVNILLQCVMSLQGMFFVFSLETFYIRQVFGFMNTSIYFLTYYNFWLTAWLSAHYCTSITNLSYGFFIWLKRIVSNFLGQLLFLTALGVFIVSAPGSWIVFEESIQSSENSTEASVIGFHKLLSYFVPANTLGCILPFCLSLLCLVLTFNFLLKHVWRVKNNDSGSTRPNLQAHVTALRTIFFLLLIFTLFCVSRVLIFPQNSLLLRVSLCLQIFSPSVEAAIIFQASNKLRWIILRRFWRKSRRNTET from the coding sequence ATGATGTCTCCGTACTCTATATCTATTTTAGTCTGTTCAGTCTTGGGACTCAGCTTGGCAATCCCTTCTAACATTTGTATTGTGATGGGTAACCTGGACATCATCAGAAAGAAAGGGAAGTTGAGTCCCACCGATGTAATCTTTCTGGTTAAGGGAATTGTGAATATTCTTCTCCAGTGTGTGATGAGTCTACAGGGAATGTTCTTTGTCTTTTCTCTGGAAACCTTTTATATTAGACAAGTATTTGGGTTTATGAACACATCAATTTACTTCCTAACATATTACAACTTCTGGTTGACCGCCTGGCTCTCGGCTCATTACTGTACCAGCATCACCAATCTCAGCTATGGGTTCTTCATCTGGTTAAAGAGAATTGTGTCCAATTTCCTGGGTCAACTTCTATTCCTGACAGCACTTGGTGTGTTCATTGTGAGTGCCCCGGGCTCCTGGATTGTGTTTGAAGAAAGTATCCAGTCTTCTGAGAACAGTACAGAAGCCTCTGTTATTGGGTTCCATAAATTGCTTTCCTATTTTGTGCCTGCAAACACCCTAGGCTGCATTCTACCATTCTGCCTTAGTCTTCTGTGCCTGGTCCTCACTTTCAACTTTCTGCTCAAACATGTCTGGAGGGTGAAGAATAATGACTCTGGATCAACACGTCCAAATCTTCAGGCTCATGTCACTGCACTGAGGACAATCTTCTTCTTACTTCTCATTTTCACCTTATTTTGCGTGTCTCGAGTGCTTATATTTCCTCAAAATTCATTACTGTTAAGAGTCAGTTTGTGCTTACAAATATTTTCTCCATCGGTGGAGGCTGCCATCATCTTCCAGGCCAGCAACAAGCTGAGATGGATCATTCTGAGAAGATTCTGGAGAAAAAGCAGGAGGAACACAGAGACTTAA